One window of the Deinococcus ruber genome contains the following:
- a CDS encoding magnesium transporter CorA family protein, with product MTVRAVLYDADGRDQPFDMAISALPPLTDRQLLWVDVIGNDPGELRRVSGLFGFHRESLRTLLEPVGRPGLDQYQQYVQLTVTAVEPGPTTHGAAAEAIWKPVALDCFFGSNFVVTVHAEPLHYLSDFDHHIREDSNLGALDSAAFLASLLDWHITGYFRVIEEFEEAVDDLDESVLLDPNDREFLQDLVALRRRVGQLRRLLAPHREVFSTLAHTEVQSIGTSDSAAHFRTLYDRFERAMDSTEHARELIVGSFDLYMTSTARQTNDAVQVLTIITVSLGIVGAVAGLMGVNFTVEFFKSGLRGFIVMIAVIVALISLALLLARRRRWI from the coding sequence ATGACAGTCCGTGCTGTTCTCTATGACGCCGATGGGCGCGACCAGCCATTCGACATGGCGATCAGTGCGCTGCCGCCTCTGACAGATCGCCAGCTGCTGTGGGTCGATGTGATCGGCAACGATCCTGGCGAGCTGCGCCGGGTCAGCGGCCTCTTCGGATTTCACCGCGAATCGCTGAGAACCCTGCTGGAACCGGTGGGCCGCCCTGGCCTCGATCAGTATCAGCAGTACGTGCAGCTGACCGTGACCGCCGTAGAACCGGGGCCGACGACACACGGAGCAGCAGCAGAGGCCATCTGGAAGCCGGTGGCGCTCGACTGCTTTTTCGGCTCCAATTTCGTGGTGACGGTGCATGCCGAGCCGCTGCACTACCTCAGCGATTTCGATCATCACATCCGCGAGGACAGCAATCTGGGGGCACTCGACTCTGCCGCGTTTCTGGCCTCGCTGCTCGACTGGCATATTACCGGTTACTTCCGGGTGATCGAGGAATTTGAAGAGGCCGTGGACGATCTGGATGAATCGGTGCTGCTCGATCCCAACGACCGCGAGTTTTTGCAGGACCTGGTGGCGCTGCGGCGGCGTGTAGGCCAGCTCCGGCGACTGCTGGCCCCGCACCGCGAGGTGTTCTCGACACTTGCCCACACCGAAGTGCAGAGCATCGGCACCAGCGATTCGGCGGCTCACTTCCGCACGCTCTACGACCGCTTCGAGCGTGCGATGGACAGCACTGAACACGCCCGCGAGCTGATCGTGGGGTCGTTCGATCTGTACATGACCAGCACCGCCCGCCAGACCAACGACGCCGTTCAGGTCTTGACCATCATCACCGTGTCGCTGGGCATCGTGGGGGCGGTGGCCGGACTGATGGGCGTGAACTTCACCGTCGAGTTCTTTAAATCCGGTCTGCGCGGCTTCATCGTCATGATCGCCGTCATCGTGGCGCTGATCTCGCTGGCACTCCTGCTGGCGCGTCGGCGCAGATGGATCTGA